The Nostoc sp. 'Lobaria pulmonaria (5183) cyanobiont' genome window below encodes:
- a CDS encoding pilus assembly protein PilB — protein MLSSKGELNDTAANGQQMLTTPQSRWEEGGDREQIFYLIDNLLSFEACLYHQILPFGLKDKNLLLGMVHPQDNEALDYVGRILSSINCTMVIEAIAADAHRRILSAYLNHKNTSQLDAKVHQATVDSPPTNSPATIADTPSPSLDADSESNQQPILMVFQTQKRQNSRQQVDLPPIPELDQSSQTTTFLTPIFRTQQEENSEATSSNNLPILPTQASELLSSMELLKTLPTKKILEELLRRILAGGIGRLYLERQASEGRILWSDNGVLQSVLDKLPLSVFQGVLNELKRFASLPIITVAEPKQVEKEYVYQKNRLLLRLRVMPGIYGEEATLQVLRGAALKFYQQQQLTRLGRDALGISQQLSIKLHELQERLLLNPSLDSQQLEALVALNQLVKNLDQQIKILALDSNLSTKSKSSVSK, from the coding sequence ATGTTGTCTTCAAAGGGCGAACTAAATGATACCGCAGCAAATGGACAGCAAATGCTAACTACCCCTCAAAGTAGGTGGGAAGAAGGAGGCGATCGCGAACAAATATTCTACCTGATTGATAATCTTTTATCCTTTGAAGCTTGCCTCTACCACCAGATTTTGCCCTTTGGATTAAAAGACAAAAACCTCTTGCTAGGTATGGTTCATCCACAAGACAACGAAGCCCTAGATTATGTTGGTCGCATTTTGTCTTCTATCAATTGCACAATGGTGATTGAGGCGATCGCAGCCGATGCCCACCGCAGAATACTATCAGCCTACCTCAACCATAAGAATACATCTCAGCTAGATGCAAAAGTGCATCAGGCAACAGTGGACTCTCCCCCAACAAATAGCCCAGCTACGATTGCTGACACACCTAGTCCTTCCCTAGATGCCGACTCAGAATCAAATCAACAGCCTATCTTGATGGTATTTCAGACACAAAAGCGTCAAAATTCTAGACAGCAGGTAGACTTGCCTCCGATCCCAGAGCTAGACCAATCATCTCAAACTACGACGTTCTTGACCCCTATTTTCAGAACTCAACAGGAAGAGAATTCTGAAGCCACATCATCAAACAATTTACCTATTTTGCCCACACAAGCTTCCGAACTACTGAGTTCGATGGAGTTACTAAAAACACTGCCAACAAAAAAAATACTAGAAGAATTACTAAGGCGAATCTTGGCTGGGGGAATTGGTCGTCTGTACTTAGAAAGACAAGCTTCTGAAGGTAGAATCCTGTGGAGTGACAATGGAGTTTTGCAGTCTGTATTAGACAAACTGCCGCTCTCAGTTTTCCAAGGAGTACTGAATGAATTAAAGCGGTTTGCTTCCCTGCCTATAATCACGGTTGCAGAACCAAAACAGGTAGAAAAGGAATACGTATATCAAAAAAATCGCTTATTATTACGCTTGCGAGTCATGCCGGGAATCTACGGCGAAGAGGCAACACTCCAAGTATTGCGGGGAGCAGCATTAAAATTCTATCAACAACAACAATTGACGCGTCTAGGCCGCGATGCTTTAGGAATTTCTCAGCAACTAAGCATCAAGTTACATGAACTACAAGAACGACTTTTATTGAATCCTAGCCTTGATTCTCAGCAATTAGAGGCTTTAGTTGCCCTGAATCAATTAGTGAAAAATTTAGACCAACAGATCAAAATACTAGCACTAGATAGCAATCTATCAACAAAGAGTAAATCATCCGTCAGTAAGTGA
- a CDS encoding HetZ-related protein 2 has product MGVVMQTSKLSFEECNLTMTTDVEKLALDWQKRLAVECPDQNEAARQSIILWLLGSDSKRFDLFNPKEFEIAKQAMEYRWRILRQRYLGLGRERAYRNLITRLGSLVTLRNKIQTWVSLSRDRQRSVMDVLQEVLQELLQSDSQMQQQMVDIAKYTTDRRLGDALLFASVEEYCLRPVRNQPLLAYRFVNYLRRTQRGGLTQVPGRDLVRLVSEEVLTEDSDNRVNLVDSQAIAEYQEAQQLEEQQGLRQSVQKEFENYLQENLGIEAVEWLRLYLQGKSQEEIAKKLNKPTKEIYRLREKISYHAVRVFALKGNPELVDNWLSISLQEHNLGLTQNQWQQLDEKLTPLGRQILDLRRAGNSIEAIAQQLKLKTHQVLGEWTKVYLAAQVLRTQE; this is encoded by the coding sequence ATGGGGGTTGTGATGCAAACTTCAAAATTGAGTTTCGAGGAATGCAATCTCACTATGACAACGGATGTGGAAAAACTGGCTCTAGATTGGCAAAAGCGCTTGGCTGTGGAATGTCCAGACCAAAATGAAGCCGCGAGGCAAAGCATTATTCTCTGGCTGTTGGGATCTGACTCAAAACGGTTCGATCTGTTTAATCCTAAAGAATTCGAGATCGCCAAGCAAGCGATGGAATATCGCTGGAGGATTTTACGTCAACGCTACTTGGGATTGGGGCGAGAACGTGCATATCGCAACTTGATAACCCGATTGGGGAGTTTAGTAACTTTACGGAATAAGATTCAGACTTGGGTTTCCCTCAGCCGCGATCGCCAGCGTAGTGTAATGGATGTATTACAAGAAGTACTCCAAGAGTTACTCCAAAGCGACAGTCAGATGCAACAACAAATGGTTGATATTGCCAAATATACAACCGATAGACGATTGGGGGATGCTCTATTATTTGCCAGTGTAGAAGAATATTGTCTGCGGCCAGTACGGAATCAACCCCTATTAGCTTACCGATTTGTGAATTATTTGCGTCGCACTCAGCGCGGTGGTTTAACCCAAGTACCCGGCCGTGACTTGGTTAGACTAGTGTCAGAAGAAGTTCTCACAGAGGACAGTGACAATCGAGTTAACTTAGTTGATAGTCAGGCGATCGCAGAATATCAAGAAGCACAACAACTAGAGGAACAACAAGGGCTGCGCCAGTCAGTACAAAAAGAATTTGAAAATTATTTACAAGAAAATCTCGGTATAGAAGCAGTGGAATGGCTACGACTGTATCTGCAAGGTAAGTCCCAAGAAGAGATCGCCAAAAAACTGAATAAGCCGACTAAAGAAATTTACCGTCTGCGAGAAAAAATTAGTTACCATGCTGTACGTGTTTTTGCCCTCAAAGGTAATCCAGAACTCGTAGACAACTGGCTCTCAATTTCCTTGCAAGAACATAACTTGGGATTAACCCAAAACCAATGGCAGCAACTTGATGAAAAATTGACTCCTCTAGGACGACAAATTCTAGATTTGCGGAGAGCGGGTAATTCAATAGAAGCCATAGCCCAGCAGTTAAAACTCAAAACCCATCAAGTGCTAGGCGAATGGACGAAAGTCTATCTTGCAGCCCAAGTTTTAAGAACTCAGGAGTAG
- a CDS encoding carbon dioxide-concentrating mechanism protein CcmK, with the protein MSLQAIGALETKGFPAVLAAADAMVKAGRVTLVGYIRVGSARFTVNIRGDVSEVKAAMAAGIEAAENVYGGTLESWVIIPRPHENVEAVLPIAYTEQVQGYRESVENPIVRSNNR; encoded by the coding sequence ATGTCATTACAGGCAATTGGAGCACTTGAAACGAAAGGTTTTCCTGCGGTGCTAGCAGCAGCAGATGCGATGGTAAAAGCTGGTCGAGTTACCCTTGTTGGTTATATCAGAGTAGGTAGCGCTCGTTTTACAGTTAATATTCGTGGCGATGTTTCTGAAGTAAAAGCCGCTATGGCTGCCGGTATTGAAGCTGCAGAAAATGTTTATGGCGGTACCCTAGAATCCTGGGTGATTATTCCTCGTCCCCATGAAAACGTTGAAGCTGTTCTACCAATTGCCTACACAGAACAAGTCCAAGGTTATCGAGAATCTGTAGAAAATCCCATTGTTAGATCGAACAATCGATAG
- a CDS encoding BMC domain-containing protein: protein MPMAVGVIETLGFPSVLAAADAMVKAAAVTIVYYGQAESARLLVAVRGHVSEVNRAVEAGIAAGEEVKVGTVITYYIVPNPPENVETILPIHFTQESEPFRMF from the coding sequence ATGCCAATGGCGGTTGGCGTAATTGAAACTTTAGGTTTTCCGAGTGTCTTAGCAGCAGCAGATGCAATGGTCAAAGCTGCCGCAGTCACAATTGTGTATTATGGTCAAGCGGAAAGCGCTCGCTTGTTAGTCGCCGTCCGGGGACACGTTTCTGAAGTAAATAGGGCTGTTGAAGCCGGAATCGCAGCTGGAGAGGAAGTAAAGGTTGGTACAGTAATTACCTACTACATCGTTCCTAATCCCCCGGAAAATGTGGAAACCATATTACCAATCCATTTCACTCAAGAATCAGAACCTTTCCGCATGTTCTAA
- a CDS encoding alpha/beta fold hydrolase encodes MFPNFLPTAVEQLTEPTSIALARRIQTSAIATPLTNQPITTTFVKQGCGGTPILLIHGFDSSVLEFRRLLPLLSGDNETWAVDLLGFGFTDRLSGIAYSPTAIKTHLYYFWKSLINQPVILVGASMGGATAIDFTLAYPEVVEKLVLIDSAGLAGGSPLSKFMFPPLDYLATQFLSNLKVRDRVSRIGYKNQTLASIDALCCGALHLQMPSWHQALISFTKSGGYNAFRFEIISQIVQQTLILWGDSDKILGTEDAMKFKRAIPHSTLTWIQDCGHLPHLEQPQITAQYILNFCGELIN; translated from the coding sequence ATGTTTCCGAATTTTCTTCCTACAGCAGTTGAGCAACTGACAGAACCTACTTCGATCGCACTAGCTCGGAGGATTCAAACAAGTGCGATCGCTACTCCTTTAACTAATCAACCAATTACCACAACATTTGTCAAGCAAGGGTGTGGTGGAACTCCGATTTTATTAATTCATGGCTTTGACAGTTCTGTATTAGAATTTCGGCGGCTTTTGCCATTACTTTCTGGAGATAATGAAACTTGGGCAGTGGATTTGCTGGGTTTTGGATTTACAGATAGACTTTCAGGAATTGCCTATAGCCCAACTGCGATTAAAACCCATCTTTATTATTTCTGGAAAAGCCTAATTAACCAACCTGTAATTTTGGTGGGCGCTTCGATGGGGGGTGCGACAGCGATTGATTTTACGTTGGCTTACCCGGAAGTGGTAGAAAAGCTGGTGTTAATTGATAGTGCGGGGTTAGCAGGTGGTTCGCCATTGAGCAAATTCATGTTTCCCCCATTAGATTATTTAGCAACTCAGTTTTTGAGTAATTTGAAGGTGCGCGATCGCGTTTCTCGCATTGGATATAAAAATCAAACTCTTGCCTCTATTGATGCCTTATGTTGTGGGGCATTACACTTACAAATGCCGAGTTGGCATCAAGCTCTAATTTCTTTCACTAAAAGTGGTGGTTACAATGCTTTTAGATTTGAAATAATATCACAAATTGTGCAACAAACGCTAATTTTATGGGGCGATTCCGATAAAATTTTGGGTACTGAGGATGCTATGAAATTTAAAAGGGCAATTCCACACAGTACTCTCACCTGGATTCAAGATTGTGGTCATCTCCCACACTTGGAACAACCACAAATAACTGCCCAGTATATTTTAAACTTTTGTGGTGAACTCATTAATTAG
- a CDS encoding ParA family protein, translated as MPKIIAILNGKGGVGKTTTAVNLAANFAKKKKVLLIDADIQGSASWWFGRSQQGMGFDLSQETDPTLLSDLAKITGYDLVVVDTPPALRSEALVAVVAIADYLVLPTPPAAMDLAILVETVKEAVIPVGTPHRVLLTKVDTRSLGEAQEAKSTLTRLGIPTCNTFIRAYKAHERAALEGVAITQWRGGNAREAELDYRRAADELQRDWRK; from the coding sequence GTGCCAAAAATCATCGCTATTCTCAACGGTAAAGGAGGAGTCGGTAAAACGACTACCGCAGTCAATCTGGCTGCAAACTTTGCGAAGAAAAAAAAGGTGCTGCTGATTGATGCAGATATTCAAGGTTCTGCCAGTTGGTGGTTTGGGCGCAGTCAGCAGGGAATGGGATTTGATTTATCTCAAGAAACAGATCCCACACTTTTAAGTGATTTAGCAAAGATAACAGGTTACGATTTAGTAGTGGTAGATACACCTCCCGCGCTACGCTCTGAAGCATTAGTGGCGGTAGTTGCGATCGCAGATTATCTAGTTTTGCCTACACCCCCAGCCGCAATGGATTTAGCAATCCTCGTGGAAACAGTCAAGGAAGCCGTCATCCCTGTGGGAACCCCCCATCGGGTATTGCTCACCAAAGTCGATACGCGCAGTCTGGGGGAAGCACAAGAAGCAAAAAGCACTCTGACTCGCTTAGGTATTCCTACTTGTAATACCTTCATCCGTGCCTATAAAGCTCATGAACGAGCAGCACTCGAAGGTGTAGCGATTACTCAATGGCGAGGAGGAAATGCACGGGAGGCGGAATTAGACTACCGCCGTGCAGCTGATGAATTACAGCGTGATTGGAGAAAATAA